acaggaccaatTTTTGGGTCAATTCCTTCCCCtgtggaggggaaaagggaCCTTGTACCAATGCTAATCCTCTTTCCATGACTTTTGTCCCTTCCTGGGATCAGCCagtggggctggagaggagctggagTGGGAGAGGCTGTGGGCTTGGGCTTGATCCCTTCTCAAGGGCTGCAATTTTTGGTCTTCAAGGGAGCTGTTGGTGATGTGAAATAGTTAGAGCTgtgaaatcacagaattgttgagGTTGGAAAACCCTCTGAGATCATGGAGCCCAACCAGCAacgcagcactgccaaggccaccaggaaaccgtgtccccaagtgccacagccacattcactgaacacttccagggatgggactcCAGCAccgccctgggcagctgtgccagggcctggccacccttttggtgaagataTTTTCCCCTATATCCAAtctaaagaagaaatttttcctcataCCCAATCTCCTTGAATTATCCAATCTTTCTACTCGAAACCACGCGGGGCAAAGTGGCTCCTGTCCCTTGAGGAGAGGCTCCAGCTCCTCTTGGATGCTGACAGAGCCCGGACAGGAGCTGGTTTTGCTCTCGTGTTTTATTATCTGCTCATGAACATTTattcctgctgctcttcccGAGGCACGGGGAGCCTGCCCAGCGTGATAAATCCTGCTTCCAGCTCCTGCCCCGAGCAGGGCAGGACATTCCCGGCTTTGGGATTCCCAGGCTGCTGACAGGTGACACAGGCTGCCCTCGTGCCCTTGACATTGATGTGGGAAGGGTTAATTagggctctgctctgcctccctgctccctgatTAATTCCAGCCAGGTGTCCATGGTTCAGGTCTTAAAACAACAACTGCTCCAGAGTCTGGGAACACTTAGTCAGGCCTCACTCTGCAATCCCAAGTATGGATAAATATTTGCACCTCCGTGGCTGCAAGACACCTTGGAGATATGAAGGCGATTGCTGGGGGAGTTCTTTCCAAGGAAAAAGATGGATTTCCTGGGGAGCAGtggtgctccagcagcaggcagggctcGTGGGCTCCTTTTGCAGCTCTTCCTGGGTGGTCCTGGGGAAGatcctggggttttgggggctggagaggaggtgTCATCCCACAGCACATCCCAGGGAAACCAAACACGGCCCCAGCGATGTTTGGCCTCACAGCGCCGGGGCCGTGGCTGCCCCCAGTGATGGATTTCCATGGGAGAATGAGGAGGAGAAATGCAGAATCCAGGGAATGTGCACAGCCCCTTTCttgggatgccctgaggaaaagctCAGCCACCCCAGAAAATCCATTTGATTCCATGAACTCCTATTTCCCCCTTGGTGTGGTTTGAGGGCTGTCACATTCTCTCTTTCCCTAAAATCTTCCAGTGGTTTCCAGCTCTGACTTTCACCCCATGAGGGAATTTCTGGCTTTCAGCAGCGTGTGATGAGGGCCAGGATGACAGAAAAGTTGTGTTTGCTTTGTGACCAGGACGATCCGGGTTTTCCAGGCCTCCTTCACACCTGGGAACTCCAAGGAAATCCGTTACCTGCTCTTCTACACCTTTTATCCTAGaaccaggttggaaaagacctctaagctCATCAAGCCCAACAATCCAATGGCCCTGCTGGTGGTCCTctgataattttttatttttaaaatatttttaggaggtttttctgtgtgtttgggtCTGAAAATCTCATGGGGACCTGCAGACCTGACCCTCATCTCGCTCTGGCCAGTGATAGCAAAATTAAAACACCCCAGGGGCTGTGATTGAGTGGATTCAGGGAAATCTGGGCTGCAGAATCCTAATTATTTGGGCAAATAAAGAGCCTCACAAGAGGCCTCTTCCCTCCAGAGTGTGATGGAGTTGTTCTGCCCCTCTGGGGAGTCTGTGCCATATTAAAACTCCTGTAATAACTTCACAGGCGTTTCCACATTCAAGTGATCATAATAATGCTCATAAAGCACACTCCAGAGTCAAGTATTTATGAATTATTTGACTTAAAGTaggggggaaataaaaaaaaaaaaataataataagaagaaaagaCCTGGGCTGAATTAATAGCTCTGGGAGAACCATAAATTGAGAGGAATCGTGTTGCAGAGGGGAACTTTGTGTGTGCAATAAAAGGAACGTTTATGGCTCCGCTGCCTTAACTTGGTTTGGATGTTTTTGAAGCGAAGGGCTTTGAAATAACTtataatttttctcctttcatttttatattgcCTGGAAGAGAAACACCAGGCACGTCTGTGTTAGGCATGGAGCGAGGAACCAGGTGGGAGCGCTGGGAATTCGGCGGCGTGGCCTGGAGCAggtgaggagggagaggagggagagttgggagagcaggaggaagcTCCAGGGCCCACGGGAGATGCTCAGCCCCAGGCTGGCTCCCTCAGAGCCCACCCTGGGGCTTGGTGACCACGTGGCTCCCATTCCCTGCCAGGGCAATAAATAGTCGGGATCCTAAATCCTTGGTGAGGGATCGGCGTGTCTGGAAGCGTTTCTGGAAGCTGTTCACACCCTGCAGGAAGGCAGAGGGCTGGCAGGTTTgtcttccctcctttcccagcgTGAGGGGATGCTGTTCCAGGGAGATGAAGGGGAGGGAGCCGAGGTACCtgaggcaggctgggttcaTCCCAGGCCTCCATTCACCCTGGGTCCCAAAGAAAGCAACTGGAaagaatcccccaaaaaatcccaaagaaggaTTGGAAAGACTCTGCCCTTTAGCAAATTGGGACAAAACTTCCGCCACACCCCTAAAAACTGCTCACAAgtgacagggaagaatttccacCCCTGAggaagagaggagggagagtGGAGATGGTTTAGGATGTGGCTTTCAGGATGTCAGGGATGAGCCGATCGGTGCAGCCGCTGCTGCACCTTCCCCgagtccctgcagctggagagggCCTGGATGTGCCAGGAAACAGGTCTGATTCAGGCAGCAGGAATGCAGACACCATCCCTCCttgttctgggggtttttttgctcctTTCCTACATCCCACGATCAGAGCGACCCAAAGCGAAGCCCCAGCTCGTAAATCCTCGCCGCTGCCAGGACCCGCAGGGGTTTCTTCCCTCTGTCAAACCCAGTCGTCAAATCCCTCCCAACACGTTTTTAATGGGGGAACCGAAGGCTGGAACGTTCCCTGTGGGACATCTGCTCACAGGGAGACTCTGGCTCCCATTCCTGGCCCGGCAGCAGCCGGGATTCTCCCTCCTGGAAGCACTTAGGGCTGGGGTGGCTGCTGGGTTGTGGCACCCACGTGGAGCGAGCGGGGAGCTCCCTGTGGCTCCAGATGTGCTCCctcagggctgggggtgggggctGGGATGTGACCCCATCCCCAAGGAAATGTCATAGGTAGGGAGTGAGTAATGGCTGAGGAGAATCCACGGGAATGCCCAGGAAACCACTGGGATAAATCAGCTGGGGGTGGAGGCACGGTGGTCCCCTTGCTTTGAAATGTTCAGGTTACAGATTTGGCACCCAGCATGGCTATTTCCTCATGGGCTGTAGAATTCCCAGCAACAGCATTGCTGGAGACAAGGACAAgagcatcatcatcatcatcatcatcatcatcatcatcatcatcatcatggaATCTCCTGAGCAGGAAGGGATCCAGAGGGATCCACAGGGAACCACGTGGCACTTCATGTTTAGTGGCAGAGGGGACACTCAGTCACAGGCTGGACTTGATCTtgcaggtcttttccaaccctaacaatcccaatattctgtgattttccaTCCTCACTGGGTTCTGGTTCCAGAAAACAGACTGGACATGAAACAGATGAAACCTTGCACTGAAGATGTGAAGTTGGGGTAACACAAAGCTGGACCCCCTGGCCTGGGATCCTCCACGGCTTCATTAATGAGAGGAACTTAAAAATTAACACTGGGCAAGTTTGATTTCTcatggctgctgctggatgaaGTTCAGCTCGGAGGACTTTTTAACCTTAAACCAGACATCTTCAGGTCTGGGTTAAATTACGCCTCCACAGGCTGTCATTAGAGAATAAAAGGAGCAggtaattttaacatttttgaaCAATTGCCcagattaaattttttaaagaagaaaccTCTGTGAGCGTTCATGGACGCAGAGAGGAAACCAGGGCTGGAATGCTTTGATTTATGAGTGGGGTTTGGGATGCCCGGGAAGGAGCAGGTCCTTGGACAGCGGCCACACGAGCTTGAAAGCCCTGCCGAAATCTTTGTGGTCAGAGGGTTTCAGGGCTGCTCTGATCCCTCTCTGATTATCAAACAGAGCCCAAATTCCTTCCCGATGACATGGCAGGGAGAGCGTTACCGGAGAAGCCAGCTGATGGATTCAGGGCGAGTGGGATATGGCTGAAGGTCctttggtttttgggggaggaATTCCATGCTGAGGTGAATCATGAGGGTTCCTGCAGCCTGCAGAGATCAGGATGTTGTTTTATTCTCACTGTGGACGTGGCCACTgaaccacagaatcccagaacggATTCGGTTGGATCTTAGatttcatctcattccaccccctgccatggacagagaCACCTTCCGCTATCCCAGGCTCTCGTTGCTGCTGAATCCCTTTCCAAACACTCAGGCTGAGAtcaggagggtttggggttgtgCCAGCCCGTGCAAGGAGCTGCCCTGAATCAAATCTCCGGGCAGACAGACTCTGGTGGGGCTGGTAAAACACTGAGCACCTTCTTGGCAGAGCTGCAGTAAATAAGAGTGaggtaaaaaaacccctgaattgGCCTGGTCTCCTGGGACAGGGAGAGCTCCTGGCCAGGCtcagtcccagccctgctgtagCAGCCCTGTGGAAAGGGGCTTAGGCTGCACTGAAGGGAACAAAATCCTCAATGTTTGGATTGATGAAGTAAGGGAAAAATGGCTCAGAGAGGGGGATGGGCCCAGAGGGGGTTTCTGTGCGCTAGGAGATGACCTGGATGTGTCACTGGCacatcccatgggcagggacacctcccactgtcccaggctgctccagcccagccttgggcactgccagggatccaggggcagccacagctgctctgggcaccctgtgccagggtctgccCACCCTCTGAGgggggaattccatcccagtatcccatccatccctgccctgtggcagtgggaagctgttccctgtgtcctgtccctccatcccgtGTCAAACTGGCAAAGAGCACCGTGGTCCAGCCTGGGAAGTGCAGGATGATGCCTCACCCAGCCTTGGAGCAGGGAGGCTCCTGGCAaagcccagcccagggctgtcTTTGCCTGGCAAACATTTGATCCCTCACAGAGTCCCCTCTGGTGCATCCAGATGTTTCCAGAGCTCAGACCCAACACAGGCACCAAAAATAAGATAAGACAGAAATAATTCCCAATAAAGCTCGCCTCCTAAAGGCAATAAATAACCCTGAGCAGATGctggctgctctcaatccaatTAACCATCAGCAGGGCTGTGAGGGAAAACACACCAACCCCGTTTGCTGGGAACTGGGGCTTCAGCCTCTGCCAGTTCTTGGCCTCCCACAGTGCCCCGAACCCAGCAGAGCTCTCCAGGGGCAGGACATCCATGGGCAGcacagggcagctcctgcccagggcaCCTGTGCagcctcagggctctgctggcatggGAATTTTACTCTGCCGTCCCCAGGCTGGAGTCCCTCGTCCCCACGGCTGCCACAGCAGGGcctccaggagctctgtggtGTGGGAAGGTGGGGAAaatcctcctgcagcccagcagggaatcatggaatggtttgggttggaagggagcttaaggatcacccagtgccaccccaccatgggcagggacacctcccactgtcccaggctgctcccagccccaatgtccaacctggccttgggcactgccagggatccaggggcagccacagctgctctgggcaccctgtgccagggcctgcccacctcACACCAGGAGGATTCCAGTCAGGATGGGACTCAGAGCCTTTAGGGTACCCCAGAGCCAGCTGGACCCTCTGCTCCCGAGGAGGACCAAGCTGTGGGGAGGTGTCTGAGCAGGGCAGGCCATGCTTGGCCGCCCgctgggacacactgggacTTTTCCAGGAATCGGTGGCCGCTCTTGGGGCTCGGCAGCCACGGCTGCTGGTggtggggagctgctggaaggggCTGCACGTGACAGCAGTAAAAGTGTTCCTGGAGGGGTGCCCTCGCCAGAGTAAATCGTTGGCAGCCACGCGCTCATTCCCTTCCCATAAACAAAGCCAGGGAGATAAAAGCAGCAACAGCCTCGGCTGCCTGCTCCTTCCCCCCGGAGCAGCCCCTGCACACCCACCCCCCATCTGGAGCTCATtgggggcagctgctggaaggacGGGGCTGGGATCCAGCTGAGCCGCCGGCTCCGGAGGGAGCTGGAAGAACGGGGCCCAGTtcgggctgggagctggggtcACATCCGTGGTGGCTGATGGAATCACAGCCTGGGGTTGTTGGGGACAGGAGTTGGGCTcgatggtccttgtgggtccaTTCCAGCTCAGGAGGTTCCGTGGAGCAGAAGAGCGAGGTGGCCAGCGCGGGTTTTTAGGGCTGCTGGAGGGAACCTCTGCCTCAGGCACTCCTCGCTCCCACCACACCCACAGCTGAGCCTCAACCCTTCAAACCCTATGGCCAGCTGGGGTTTCACCTCCTGAATGTTTTCCAGCCCTTGGCCActttttggttggggttttctttggtGGAGACCCAGGGCAGACAACTGACAAATCACCCTTAATCCACCTGAGCTGCTAAATCTCCTGGTAATCCCtccccagcgctgctccccTCCAACAGCCCCTCTTGGGCCCATCAATCAGCTCCTGAGTGTCCATGCAGGGAAATCCTCTTCTTTGGAAAACCTGGGGACCTCCCACAGCTTCCCTGTGACCCCAGAGAGGGGTCAGTGCTCTGAGTAAACTGGTGGGGAGAGCAGGTCCTCCTATTTATGTGGAAAGCCATTAGCTGGGAATATTTTATGGGTTGGAAGCGGAGGCTGGGGGTGATGGgagggctgcaggcagtgctggagctgcccctgAAATGCCCCAACACGCCCTGGTTTGCCCTCCACGCTCGTGGCTGGGTTATCCAGCACGTTCTTAATGCCATGGAGTGAGAGAAGTGGGTGCTGAAGGTGTtcagaggggagaaaaagagagcTGAGAGCCTTCCCTGCTGGATTTTAAAGCCAAACAAAAGCTCCCAAACCAACCTGGATCCCTCCTGGTGCTGTTTCAGCCCTGGTCCCTCTGTGGGTGATGTCCTGTTCCAAGCCCAGGACAGATTTTGGAGGTGTTGCTGTTTTCAACCCAACCCTGATTCCATCACATGCTGATTACTAAATCCTGAGCAATGTGGGATCTTGGCTCCTGACCTGGGAAAGACACTCATGATGATTTCAAGGAATGGGCAGGACAGGGAGAGCCGGAGGGAGCAGTGTTGGGCTGCTACTGGATCAGGGAGGGGAGGATAAATCGTCCCAGGGAACACAGCTTTTTGGTGAACTTACAGATGGACTCGGGCACGCTGCAGACACACAGCCTCCCTGATTCCCAAAAAATGCCATGATTCCTCCCCAGGAATGCTCCACGAGGAGCTGAGATCCTGGAAAATGCACAGGACCTGTGATATAACAAAGACAGAGCAAAGCTGAggggcagcctggggagggACAGTGGGGATGAGGTCTGGGCCACTCCAGGAGCCTGAGGGGatgtgggtttgggggattgCTGGTGCTCAGGTCGGGCTGCCAACCCCAGGCTCCCATCCCAGTCTCCCAGCTGGCATCAATGGGCTCTGGATCAGGCATTGATAAATTTGTTCTTAATGGCTTCATCTTTTTAATCTGCTGTTCAAGAGCTGTGCCATGAGCCTGGAAGACCAGGAGCCCATCTCTGGATGCCAAGCAGGGCATGTGGGTGCAGGACGAGGCACAAACAGCGCTCTGAGCCTTTGGGACCTGTTGGTGTTGTGGGGTTGGgcccctcccttctccctgaTCCCCTTCCCTGGTGCTGGAAACCCACGCATGAAACTCAGCAGGGTGAGAGCTCctatttccatttatttctgtCTGCAGGGAGAAAGGCTGAGGGTGATGAGGGGCAACCTGTTCGGACAAGCCCTCCCTGTCCTACCCACTGGAGCTCAGCTGCACGCTCAGGACTGGCTCCACGCCGGAATTTGCCTATCTATGATCATCTCCCACATCTTTGTTCTTGGAAAGCCTCAGCAAAACATTCTGAggagctgagcagggagcagtcGGAGACCACAGCTGTGAGTGTCCAGGCAGAGCTCCCTGGTGAGTCTTCACAAAGGAATTCTGTGTTCCTCCCACTGCTTTGCCCTCCCCAAAGTGactggagcagggaaaaggagagttaTTCCCGGGTAGGCTCTGCAGAAGCTTtctgaaggagctgaggaacagagaaacCTTTTTTGAGTTAATTTTACTGCCAACACTGaactccttgataccagcagaGATCTCTGGGGCCATAGCTGTGTTCCCTGCTCCCTTGGAGCCTCTCTTTTCCTGGGACAGGGTGGCTGATGAGATAAACGCTGCACCTGATAATAACACCTAATGGCTGCTTTACATCCCAGCCAAGCGTGGCTGAGCTCAGCACGGGATCCATTCACTGTGGCCATGGCAAAGAACCGACCTCTCCATGTGCCCCTGTGATGGACGAGGCCTCTTCACCTGTCCTCAAATGGAGAGGAGTTttgggtgggatattgggaagaaatccttccctggcacaggctgtccagagaatctctggctgctccatccctggaagtgtccaaggccaggttggaataATGTgaggtagtggaaggtgtccctgcccatgggatggaactggatgagctttaaagtcccttttaacccaaaccattccaggattccttgatatttttaataaatatttatatatatatatcaataGACACATAGAAGATATATATAAGAATATATAAAACAgagtatatttatatttaaattaaaagaataaaCATATTTGTACACTCCTTTATGCATGCCTCTATATAGTGTATAGAAGtaaaaatatacatttatatacTGTATAACCCATGGTATTTTATGTGTATGtgttacatatatatgtatgtgtatatttttatatatatatataatgttaTATATATCTATTATGTTATATATATCTATCTAAATTATACAGATAGGAAAATACACAGATATAAAACTGCATATAAAATTTATGTGCTATGAACAGCATTTTATATGCatataaatgaaatatttacagaATGCACGTATGTAAAACTATAGCTATAAAATCTATATACCACATATACGgtattttatatgtatataaatatattcatTTATATTTGATATCTATTATAGACGTATATATAGCACGTATAGTATAGTACTTATATTTATGTAATATTTGTATTTACATGGCATATATATTTTGTTGTAATTACAACATATTCATAGAGAATAGATCTCTAGAGAGTAGATTTCTAGAGAATGGATTTATCTTTAGCCACGATAGATTTCTGTGTTAGATTTACACCGTGTGTGCAACGTGTGCATCTATAGCGGCCAAACCAAGATGGCCGCCCCTGTAGGCCGAGGCCTTCAAGGCCCGGTTTCCTTCCGGGACAAGCAGAAGTCACGGCTGCTCCTGGTGGCCAATTCCAGCCAAGCAGGTGGCCCGATCCCGACCCGGGATCACCGGCCTGTCCCATCGGAGCGGGAACAACTGGGAACACGAGGGGCCAGGCAGGAACGGGCAGCCGGGTCTGGATCTGGGAGCATCTGGGGTCTCTGTGTGCCAGCTCCAGCGGCCCAGGGGGACCGTCCCTTCGGCTCATCgatgtcccccagtgccccacGCTGTCCCTCCCCACCGAGCTGTGACCCCAGGGCCTCCTCTCGCGTTCCCTGGGGTCCCTgtgcatccatccatccccctcctcctccactcccgGTGCTGTTTGCAGATCCGCCCATGGAggccagggagggatggaggattTCCTCCAAGAAGCTCCTCAACGTCCTCCTCTTCAGCGTCATCTTCAGCTCCTGCCTCATCATCTCCCTTTGTCCGTTCGGGAGTTTGGAGCCGGAGCATCGCTACCCCGTTCCCTCTGTCCAGACACCCCAAGGATGTGGGAATGTCAGCGCCCTGCCCAGGGGTGGCCGCAGCCTGACCATCCTGCTCTGGACGTGGCCCTTTGGGTCCAGCTTCAACTTCACCGAGTGCTCGGAGCTCCTGGGCGTCCCGGGCTGTCACTGTCACTTCACCACCAACCGCAGCCGCGTCTGCCAGGCGGATGCCGTGATCCTGCACCACCGGGAcgtgtgcagggacagggagcgcCTGGCccggctgccccggctcccgacCCAGCCCTGGATCTGGCTCAACATGGAGTCTCCGAGCCACTCCTCAAACCTGAGCGCCATGGACAACCTCTTCAACCTGACCATGTCCTACCGGCGAGACTCGGACATCTTCGTGCCCTAcggggagctgcagctcctggggcagccccagcccgtCACCATCCCGCACAAGTCCAAACTGGTGGCCTGGGTGGTCAGCAACTGGCAGGAGGAATCCCCCCGGGTCAGGTACTACCAGGAGCTGCGCAAGCACATCCCTGTGGATGTCTACGGGAAGAACCACACCCCGCTGGCCCAGGACGAGCTCCTTGCCACCATCTCCCAGTACACCTTCTACCTGGCCTTCGAGAACTCGCAGCACCAGGATTACATCACCGAGAAGCTCTGGAGGAATGCGCTGTCCTCCGGCACCATCCCCGTGGTGCTGGGGCCTCCTCGGGACAACTACGAGCTCTTCCTGCCCCCCGACTCCTTCATCCACGTCGACGACTTTGGCAGCGCCCAGGAGCTGGCGCGGTTCCTGTTCGAGCTGGCCTGGGACGCCGAGAGGTACCGGGGCTACTTCCAGTGGCGCCGGTGGTTCCAGCCGGTGCTGGGGACGGGCTGGGCCCGGCGGCTCTGCAGGGCCTGCCACTTCCTGCACACCACGGAGCCCCGGTACCGCGCCGTGCCACACCTGCCCGCCTGGTTCGTGTAGCTGCTGGTGGCTCGACCGCCCCTTTGTGCCCCTGCGATTTCCCGGGATGGTTGGACGCGCTGGGAACAAGAGGGACAAGAGGAGCATTGGAGCAAACAGGGACAAGGAAGTCGTGGGGTGTTTATGTCTTTGTTTTGCTGGAGAATGgaagaggggtttggggtgggtttggctgCTCCCTGAAGAACTCGTTTTGCCAGAGTTGTCCACCTTCAGTCCCTGTGGACAattctggagcagctccagaggtGGCCAAGAGGGGAAGGTGGAACAGCAATTCCCATCACAAACCTGTCCCAAGGACTTTGAAAGGGATGGcgctgccaggctgctgctcctgctgcagggggAGCTGGCCCCGTTCCTCTCTCCCgattcctctcctctctcccagtcccccagccccaccctgcCCTTGCTCTGCCCTGGGCTCTCCCTGGCCACCTTTGGGTGCTGCCTCAGCACATCTCCAGCACCTCCACTGGACTCTCTGTTTTCCCGACTGCTGATCCCCGAGCTGAGCTCTTCAAAGGTCTGTCCTGACCCCGGGGGTTTTCCATGAGGGAAatcagctcccagcccagcagtgcacACAGGGATGCAATTGTTTCCTCCATCAGCAGCGTTTCACAAACATTTCCAAGAATTCCAGCTGCTGTTCCTCCTGCAGTCATTCTGTAGGACCATCCACAACCCCTTGTTTTACCATCAAAAATCCCTTATTTTCTTCACTTTCCCACCTTcgttttt
This region of Aphelocoma coerulescens isolate FSJ_1873_10779 chromosome 28, UR_Acoe_1.0, whole genome shotgun sequence genomic DNA includes:
- the LOC138099765 gene encoding LOW QUALITY PROTEIN: 4-galactosyl-N-acetylglucosaminide 3-alpha-L-fucosyltransferase FUT6-like (The sequence of the model RefSeq protein was modified relative to this genomic sequence to represent the inferred CDS: inserted 2 bases in 1 codon), translating into MDLSLATIDFCVXDLHRVCNVCIYSGQTKMAAPVGRGLQGPVSFRDKQKSRLLLVANSSQAGGPIPTRDHRPVPSEREQLGTRGARQERAAGSGSGSIWGLCVPAPAAQGDRPFGSSMSPSAPRCPSPPSCDPRASSRVPWGPCASIHPPPPPLPVLFADPPMEAREGWRISSKKLLNVLLFSVIFSSCLIISLCPFGSLEPEHRYPVPSVQTPQGCGNVSALPRGGRSLTILLWTWPFGSSFNFTECSELLGVPGCHCHFTTNRSRVCQADAVILHHRDVCRDRERLARLPRLPTQPWIWLNMESPSHSSNLSAMDNLFNLTMSYRRDSDIFVPYGELQLLGQPQPVTIPHKSKLVAWVVSNWQEESPRVRYYQELRKHIPVDVYGKNHTPLAQDELLATISQYTFYLAFENSQHQDYITEKLWRNALSSGTIPVVLGPPRDNYELFLPPDSFIHVDDFGSAQELARFLFELAWDAERYRGYFQWRRWFQPVLGTGWARRLCRACHFLHTTEPRYRAVPHLPAWFV